The following are encoded together in the Macrobrachium rosenbergii isolate ZJJX-2024 chromosome 21, ASM4041242v1, whole genome shotgun sequence genome:
- the LOC136849889 gene encoding putative mediator of RNA polymerase II transcription subunit 26: MDQSACNENEKSKLYVSESNKCASGKFGNLNENDNSSSRRKSVTRTSNIIVNGSDLSRDQENMSYGNMSKTNSVTNQPMLNTTALLTGNEENNQNYTGNCTESNDSLKDRVNGNRPTDGINSQHQTENDISNQVVEDGPVNQTSNKVFENEDFIMSNGWPKIKDYQVECKGENDVYTLVESNQDSKSNSGFNDEESSLENHFKQESAKENEVLLENLVRDKKESKVSKFVRMFNKKEVVALDSRDRAPVRRNPSRVWGMCMQVQSPSFDDEYYKECSYKKDEKDSVKSEPLIDNNHSDFETSLEIGLNGSQTSSSFPEAEAASYRSLDLDREPVISKKKNSNAEADSKAGMSLIRSFGGRRSFDKPQRPNNFPKKCGPPEEAECGNGLASRTSKTLPATPTSNAPKLGADSASSHPFYRRFYSHCMVLPMRKKKKDHAKKNGDVKGPDILLDTAPICQSEEVESPDLDCESIFAKGKPCNIQVEEPSDSPKKVPVVDDLLLEILENVNIVEHEIDDKEMKRRSIIYAGSLEPLDCPEFRNKSSLSADDASTATGESGIVVIDDGATNDSLEASDWSGAPSLTYSPTRGGFQGITRSNSRVSSLISKFEQGT; encoded by the coding sequence ATGGACCAGAGTGCGTGCAACGAGAATGAAAAGTCCAAGTTATACGTGTCAGAAAGTAACAAGTGTGCTAGTGGTAAGTTTGGGAActtgaatgaaaatgataacagttCCAGTAGAAGAAAATCTGTAACGAGAACTTCAAACATAATAGTGAATGGCAGCGACCTCAGTAGGGACCAAGAAAATATGTCTTATGGTAATATGAGTAAAACCAATTCTGTGACAAACCAGCCGATGTTAAATACGACAGCACTATTAACTGGGAATGAGGAGAATAATCAAAATTACACAGGTAACTGTACAGAAAGTAATGATTCTCTGAAAGACCGTGTCAATGGGAACAGACCAACTGATGGCATCAACTCGCAACACcaaactgaaaatgacatttcCAATCAAGTTGTAGAAGATGGACCAGTGAACCAAACCAGTAATAAAGTGtttgaaaatgaagattttatcATGAGCAATGGATGGCCAAAAATCAAAGATTACCAAGTAGAGTGTAAGGGAGAAAACGATGTATATACTCTGGTAGAGTCAAATCAGGACTCAAAGTCAAATTCTGGGTTCAACGATGAGGAGAGCAGCTTGGAAAACCATTTCAAGCAAGAAAGTGCCAAAGAGAATGAAGTCCTTCTGGAAAATCTAGTCAGAGATAAAAAGGAGAGCAAGGTGTCCAAGTTCGTCCGTATGTTTAACAAGAAAGAGGTCGTTGCTCTGGATAGCAGGGACAGGGCCCCGGTAAGAAGAAACCCAAGTCGAGTTTGGGGGATGTGTATGCAAGTTCAGAGCCCAAGTTTTGATGACGAATACTATAAAGAGTGTAGTTACAAGAAGGATGAAAAGGACAGTGTGAAAAGTGAACCTCTGATTGACAATAATCACAGTGACTTCGAAACCAGCTTAGAGATAGGTCTCAATGGTAGTCAGACGTCTTCCAGCTTTCCAGAGGCCGAGGCTGCGAGCTATCGATCTCTGGACTTAGACAGGGAACCAGTCATTTCCAAGAAGAAAAACTCGAATGCAGAAGCTGACTCAAAAGCCGGCATGAGTTTGATCAGGAGCTTCGGAGGTAGGCGCTCCTTTGACAAGCCACAGCGTCCGAATAACTTCCCCAAGAAATGTGGCCCACCAGAGGAAGCTGAGTGTGGCAATGGGCTGGCCTCTAGAACGAGCAAGACACTCCCTGCTACACCTACTTCCAATGCTCCAAAACTGGGCGCCGACTCGGCCTCTAGTCACCCATTTTATAGACGCTTCTACAGCCACTGTATGGTACTGCcgatgagaaagaagaagaaagatcacGCTAAGAAGAACGGAGATGTGAAAGGACCGGATATACTGCTAGACACAGCTCCCATTTGCCAAAGCGAAGAGGTCGAGAGCCCAGATTTAGATTGTGAATCGATCTTTGCAAAAGGGAAACCTTGCAATATCCAGGTAGAGGAGCCCAGCGATTCTCCAAAGAAAGTACCAGTTGTTGACGATCTCCTGCTGGAGATCTTGGAAAACGTAAACATCGTGGAGCATGAGATAGAcgacaaggaaatgaaaagaagaagcatTATCTATGCAGGGTCCTTAGAGCCATTAGACTGCCCTGAGTTCAGGAACAAGAGCAGCCTGAGCGCTGACGATGCCAGCACTGCTACAGGGGAATCAGGCATCGTCGTGATAGACGACGGGGCAACGAACGACAGTCTCGAGGCTTCTGATTGGTCAGGCGCCCCAAGTTTGACCTATAGCCCAACTCGGGGAGGTTTCCAAGGCATCACGAGATCTAACTCACGCGTCAGTTCGCTTATTTCGAAGTTCGAGCAAGGAACTTGA
- the LOC136849890 gene encoding methionine-R-sulfoxide reductase B1-like, with translation MEPRRFGLRPVTPRGSGTPSANSSTHGSTSSSGASTTGTPRRVWKPKGAQEIPGKPSRILKKEEKDELIRKLTVLQYRVTQEKITERPYSNKYYKHWDRGVYSCVVCGEDLFYSNTKYDSGSGWPAFYDIIDKDKVTLKQDLSHVGANLLLLVCNPSMARTEVSCATCGAHIGHVFDDGPKPTGKRFCVNSSALNFRAAGPTDENAVPNIESKEPVRSVTATIKQGEPLVHLASPSNSCALGARMCFRVTNMDTCEATTPQS, from the exons ATGGAGCCGAGGAGATTCGGCCTAAGGCCAGTGACCCCCAGAGGTTCAGGAACCCCTTCAGCGAACAGTAGCACTCACGGCAGCACCAGCAGTAGTGGCGCCAGCACCACTGGTACCCCTCGGAGGGTATGGAAGCCGAAGGGCGCCCAGGAGATCCCAGGGAAACCCAGCAGAATCctcaagaaggaggagaaggacgaGTTGATCAGGAAGCTCACAGTCTTGCAGTACAGAGTCACGCAGGAGAAGATTacagaaag ACCCTACTCTAACAAATACTACAAGCACTGGGATCGTGGTGTCTATTCCTGCGTGGTCTGCGGAGAAGACCTCTTCTACTCAAACACCAAGTACGACTCGGGGTCAGGATGGCCTGCTTTCTACGACATCATCGACAAGGACAAGGTCACCCTCAAACAGGACCTCTCACACG TTGGAGCCAACCTTCTGCTGTTGGTGTGCAACCCTTCTATGGCGAGAACAGAAGTCAGTTGTGCCACGTGTGGAGCGCACATAGGCCACGTGTTTGACGACGGACCCAAACCGACTGGCAAGCGATTTTGCGTCAATTCCTCGGCTCTCAATTTCAGGGCAGCGGGACCCACCGACGAGAATGCAGTGCCTAACATCGAATCAAAG gaACCAGTGCGATCTGTGACAGCGACGATTAAACAAGGTGAACCTCTGGTTCATCTGGCTTCTCCATCCAACTCGTGTGCCCTGGGTGCACGCATGTGCTTCCGCGTCACTAATATGGACACATGCGAGGCCACGACTCCCCAGTCATGA